One genomic region from Bactrocera tryoni isolate S06 chromosome 3, CSIRO_BtryS06_freeze2, whole genome shotgun sequence encodes:
- the LOC120770558 gene encoding inhibitor of Bruton tyrosine kinase: MATAKILTFTSKNYEYDCTRKCRHVEHGNKITAALTKRSIDDEHLGAYIAKTCANYTDIVDDLGRSAVHLAASVNRYAILEWLLNHGAIINSRDFESGSSALHRAIYYGCIDCAVLLLRYGANPELLDDDTRCALQNVCRPRDFPIFASVPSSNEILVWGTNKNYNLGTGNSESTNSPQSVDFFRKEHISIDNVALGAYHSLFLDKKGILYSVGHGEGGRLGVGGEHSLATPKKVKIPKKSYGEHIICISASRKHSLLLTDNSAVFACGLNEDKQLGVRDAGDKLAVFREVVTLRDLNVSGLLRVIARDFHSVAYSEQCIYTWGANHGQMGIDADVKTVPLPKQMKLPSKTNIDFVEANNSATVVYTKDTNILLYFKCKMRTIKPPNFEALKSISVVGGDVVKSGKGTATALKLLMLTQTNVIFLWYEMTQQFYRCSFSQIRISQIDKIFYKANQVFILSQGDVYKGKCQQVPIPTYMTNADTQKHPSSTANIWSSCDQNRTEICKEHMIRIELQRYPSVDRAVDIFCDDDFTSFAILQESHLKYFKLPTLTHEEYSFKKLYNEVDEFDAVHDVVFHVDSETYAAHKFIVYARAPGLRDILQSYEDEHIYLNFKLMTGKMFELMLKHIYTNQFPNEDDLDNIQHSLGPDCPTERIDICKLFLQFVEKFKIQSLTNFLQSFIQKSPFYLPQIADKSKYRFNRLYHGDFPELYDVRIICGGDVVLPAHKCILVARLEYFNMMFTHTWAEQSTVNLSTIPPEYMRPIIEFLYSSDVENFRKQNFSETFLFNMIVYCDQFFIESLRKVCEALILDKIAIRKCGEFLDFACMYNCEILKEGCLEFICQNLARVLNYKSLDVCEPDALKNINEHYRKMFKEVFDYRMITPDSDAVDDELLLSFVDDFRIDLTYRMDEDEEALNKLGKQKSKESKNNMNAKRQYELDAISSMLETINVNEKNMKVAQETQSKVTKEVSEVAEKLQAEARTWMKVADKKDQKKRQPVEHSPKLNEILKTEETPKVEYVSLTKMNGESAAAKTPEKSLSEDLPKVTPNKGYSLNLADFTTPPSREKLSQKQRKRLSSESTTSWRASTVQESKPVNVPVPPPNAWGVVAQASPSAYSLSPPTGSIADPSSFANMMRGAASTASSNPSNADNSFSRILADERKQRDYYERMRNKSLVLTQIEEQAIAELREFYNVDNVTDEEITIERKSLPSTMNFAVWQRH; the protein is encoded by the exons ATGGCGACAGccaaaatattaacatttacaTCTAAAAACTATGAATATGATTGTACTCGGAAATGTCGTCATGTTGAGCatggaaataaaataactgCAGCATTGACCAAACGTTCAATTGACGACGAACACCTTGGAGCTTACATTGCAAAAACTTGCGCTAACTACACGGATATAGTGGATGATCTG GGACGATCTGCAGTGCACTTGGCTGCATCCGTTAATCGTTATGCCATACTCGAGTGGTTGCTTAATCAT GGGGCCATTATAAACAGTCGTGATTTTGAATCTGGAAGTAGTGCACTACATCGTGCCATCTATTACGGCTGCATTGATTGTGCCGTACTTCTGTTGCGCTATGGTGCCAATCCAGAGCTTTTAGATGATGACACTCGTTGTGCTTTACAAAATGTTTGTCGGCCCCGTgattttccaatatttgcaTCTGT CCCAAGCAGTAACGAAATTTTAGTTTGgggtacaaataaaaattataatttgggAACAGGAAATTCAGAATCCACCAATAGTCCACAGTCGGTTGACTTCTTTCGCAAGGAACACATATCAATTGATAATGTTGCCCTCGGTGCTTACCACAGTTTATTTTTGGATAAAAAAGGAATACTTTACTCGGTGGGTCATGGAGAGGGCGGACGTTTAG GAGTTGGAGGTGAGCATAGTCTAGCTACCCCTAAAAAGGTGAAGATTCCAAAAAAGAGCTATGGGgaacatataatatgtataagcGCATCTCGAAAGCATTCATTATTGCTAACAGATAATTCTGCCGTATTTGCTTGTGGCTTAAATGAGGATAAACAATTGGGAGTACGAGATGCAGGCGATAAATTAGCAGTTTTTCGAGAAGTAGTAACATTACGGGACTTAAATGTATCTGGTCTGTTGCGTGTAATTGCCAGAGATTTTCACTCAGTCGCCTACTCAGAACAATGTATTTATACATGGGGCGCAAATCACGGCCAAATGGGTATAGACGCTGATGTGAAAACTGTACCCTTACCAAAACAA atgaaattaccATCAAAAACTAATATTGATTTTGTCGAAGCGAATAATTCAGCAACTGTGGTTTACACCAAGGatacgaatattttattatatttcaaatgcaAAATGCGTACAATTAAACCGCCGAA tTTCGAAGCCTTGAAAAGCATTTCCGTTGTTGGTGGCGACGTCGTTAAGTCTGGTAAAGGTACTGCCACAGCTTTGAAACTGCTTATGCTTACGCAAACAAATGTTATATTTCTTTGGTATGAAATGACTCAGCAATTTTACAG ATGTAGTTTTTCGCAAATACGAATCTCGCAAATCGACAAAATCTTTTACAAAGCCAATCAAGTGTTCATATTATCGCAAGGCGATGTATATAAAGGCAAATGCCAGCAAGTGCCAATACCGACTTACATGACTAATGCCGATACACAAAAGCATCCCTCATCAACGGCTAATATATGGAGCAGTTGTGATCAGAATCGAACAGAAATTTGTAAAGAGCACATGATACGCATTGAGCTGCAGCGCTATCCAAGTGTTGATCGAGCCGTCGATATATTCTGTGATGATGATTTCACATCGTTTGCTATTTTACAGGAAtcacatttgaaatatttcaaattaccCACTTTAACACATGAAGAatacagtttcaaaaaattgtacaaTGAAGTGGACGAATTCGATGCTGTGCATGACGTAGTGTTTCATGTGGATAGTGAAACGTATGCTGCTCATAAATTTATTGTGTACGCTCGTGCGCCTGGTTTGCGTGATATACTTCAGTCTTATGAAGATGAACACATCTACTTAAATTTCAAACTAATGACTGGCAAGATGTTCGAATTGATGCTCAAGCATATCTACACAAACCAATTTCCAAATGAAGATG ACCTAGACAATATTCAACACAGCTTAGGTCCGGACTGTCCAACTGAACGTATCGATATTTGCAAGTTGTTCTTGCAATTCGTTGAGAAATTCAAAATACAAagtttgacaaattttttgCAAAG TTTTATACAGAAGTCTCCATTCTATTTACCGCAAATAGCggataaatcaaaatatcgttTCAATCGCCTTTACCATGGTGATTTTCCAGAACTGTATGATGTGCGCATCATTTGCGGCGGCGACGTTGTCCTACCAGCGCACAAATGCATTCTAGTTGCCCGCCTTGAATACTTCAACATGATGTTCACACACACATGGGCTGAGCAGAGCACAGTCAATTTGAGCACTATACCACCGGAGTATATGCGCCCTATCATAGAGTTCTTGTACAGTTCGGACGTGGAGAACTTTCGCAAGCAGAACTTCTccgaaacatttttattcaatatgaTTGTGTACTGTGATCAATTCTTCATAGAAAGTTTGCGCAAGGTGTGCGAAGCATTAATATTGGACAAGATAGCCATACGAAAATGTGGAGAATTTTTGGATTTTGCGTGCATgtataattgtgaaattttgaaGGAGGGCTGTTTGGAGTTCATTTGCCAGAATTTAGCACGAGTATTGAACTATAAAAGTTTGGATGTGTGTGAACCCGATGCGCTTAAGAATATAAATGAACATTATCGGAAAATGTTTAAGGAGGTATTTGACTATCGTATGATAACGCCAGATTCGGATGCTGTGGATGATGAATTGTTATTGAGTTTTGTGGACGATTTTCGAATCGATCTAACATATCGTATGGATGAAGATGAA gaAGCTTTAAACAAATTGGGCAAACAAAAGTCGAAggaaagcaaaaataacatgaatgCTAAGCGTCAATATGAACTTGATGCTATATCCTCAATGCTGGAGacaataaatgtgaatgaaaaaaatatgaaagtagCACAAGAAACCCAATCCAAGGTGACAAAAGAGGTTTCAGAGGTTGCGGAAAAACTACAAGCCGAAGCACGAACATGGATGAAGGTGGCTGATAAAAAGGATCAAAAGAAACGTCAACCAGTCGAGCATTCACCTAAACTTAATGAGATTTTGAAAACGGAAGAGACACCAAAAGTTGAGTACGTTTCGCTAACAAAAATGAATGGCGAGAGTGCTGCTGCAAAAACTCCTGAAAAATCTTTAAGCGAGGACCTGCCTAAAGTGACACCTAATAAGGGGTACAGCTTAAATTTGGCTGACTTTACAACGCCACCGTCGCGTGAAAAGCTCTCGCAGAAACAACGCAAGCGACTCTCTTCGGAATCAACTACTTCATGGCGTGCGTCGACAGTGCAGGAGAGCAAACCAGTTAACGTACCAGTACCACCGCCAAATGCTTGGGGTGTTGTCGCACAGGCTTCCCCGAGCGCATACTCACTTTCCCCGCCCACAGGCAGTATTGCCGATCCGAGCTCATTTGCGAATATGATGCGAGGTGCTGCCAGCACTGCGAGCAGCAATCCGAGTAATGCTGACAATAGTTTTTCACGAATTTTAGCCGATGAACGAAAGCAACGCGATTACTATGAGCGCATGCGCAACAAATCGCTGGTACTGACGCAAATAGAAGAGCAGGCAATAGCTGAGTTACGTGAattttacaatgttgacaatgTAACGGATGAGGAAATAACGATCGAAAGAAAGTCACTGCCTTCAACCATGAATTTCGCCGTCTGGCAACGCCATTAA